In Ananas comosus cultivar F153 linkage group 10, ASM154086v1, whole genome shotgun sequence, the following proteins share a genomic window:
- the LOC109716596 gene encoding aspartyl protease family protein At5g10770-like: protein MNAGIGTPKQDFSVEFDTGSDLSWLQCKPCNHCYPQNDPLFDPAKSSTYSSIHCGSAECAQLDPARCSAGRTCRYEIQYDDKSRSSGNFSHDTLTLSPWDLLPNFRFGCGDHNRGSFGRVAGLIGLGRGESSLISQASQKYREIFSYCLPSIASSTGYLLVGSTGSPPAGIRYTPMIREASDPSTYYVKLVAIKVGGKKLDINQKVFSTARTLMDSGTVITRLPPAAFSGMRAVFRRHMANYTTAPADYELDTCYNLSGHEVVKVPAVELVFDGGASLNLDIDGIMFGEPAQSCLAFAGNSNDQQLSIIGNTQQVKVTVVYDISNQRIGIGAKGCS from the coding sequence ATGAATGCGGGCATCGGAACTCCTAAACAGGACTTCTCCGTGGAATTCGACACCGGCAGCGACCTCTCCTGGCTCCAGTGCAAGCCCTGCAACCATTGTTACCCACAAAACGACCCACTTTTCGATCCGGCCAAATCATCCACGTATAGCAGCATCCACTGCGGCTCAGCTGAGTGCGCCCAACTCGACCCTGCCCGCTGCTCTGCCGGCCGGACGTGCCGCTACGAAATCCAATACGACGATAAGTCCAGGTCCTCTGGGAACTTCAGCCACGACACGCTTACTCTGAGTCCCTGGGACCTGCTGCCGAACTTTAGGTTCGGCTGCGGCGATCATAACAGAGGGTCGTTTGGTCGGGTTGCCGGTCTGATCGGCTTAGGCCGCGGCGAGTCCTCGCTGATCTCGCAGGCCTCGCAAAAGTACAGAGAGATCTTTTCCTACTGCCTACCGTCAATAGCGAGCTCGACTGGCTACCTGCTAGTCGGCAGTACAGGCAGCCCGCCGGCCGGCATACGATACACGCCGATGATACGCGAAGCGAGCGATCCGTCAACGTACTACGTAAAACTCGTGGCGATCAAAGTCGGAGGCAAGAAACTGGATATAAACCAGAAGGTGTTCTCGACAGCCAGGACGCTGATGGACTCCGGGACGGTGATCACCAGACTGCCGCCGGCCGCGTTCTCCGGGATGCGGGCGGTGTTCCGCCGGCACATGGCGAACTACACGACGGCACCCGCGGACTATGAACTGGACACGTGTTACAATCTGAGCGGGCACGAGGTGGTGAAGGTGCCGGCGGTGGAGCTGGTGTTCGACGGCGGAGCGAGCCTCAATCTGGACATCGACGGCATAATGTTCGGCGAGCCAGCGCAGAGCTGTTTAGCGTTTGCTGGAAATAGTAACGACCAACAACTGAGTATTATTGGAAACACGCAGCAGGTGAAGGTTACTGTGGTGTATGATATCTCTAACCAACGGATTGGTATTGGAGCCAAAGGTTGTTCCTGA